Below is a genomic region from Flexibacter flexilis DSM 6793.
AAGCATTTCCAATCCGAACTAAACATTACGATTCGCGTGCCCGTCCAGCATTTCGATACAATCATGGCAAGCCTCGACAAGCTGTATTTTTTCATTGATAGCCGCAACATCACCGCCGACGATGCCAGTTTGGATTTGTTAGCTACCCAATTGAGCAGCAAACGATTAGCGAAATATTCCAAGCGCATCAGTAGCGCAGTGGACAAGGCCAACCAAAAAGACAGGACGAACGTAGCAGACATTACAGCAGCCGAAGAAAGTAACCTTAGTGCAGGCCAAAGCCAAGACCAAAATCAGATCAATGCCTTGCGTCTCAAAAATCAAATCGAATTGGCCACCATTAACCTGAATTTGTACCAAGAACAAAGCATACAACGCTACCTCAAAGCCAATGAAAATAATATCAAGGCTTATCAGCCAAGTTTCTTCTCGCGCGTGAGCGATGCCTTGGGAGAAAGTATTGATAGCTTACTTAACTTTATTATTGGCTTTGTAACTACATGGTGGGTTTGGGTGATTCTTGGTCTTATCGCTTGGGGCATTTGGCGAGGCTTTAAGCGAAAAAAAGCAGAATAATAGATTTATTTTCAGTGAATTATAAAATGTTTGATGCGGCTCTAATGCGGTATCAAACATTTTACTTTTGAGCGATTCGCTTTGTTAGCAATATAAAAATGCTGTAAGTCGTAAGATTTTGTACTAATTTAGCGGCTTGATATTTTGTTTATTGTACCTTCAAAAACATGACCAGCTTAGGGCATTATTTTATTTTTTTGGGAAGTCTTTTTCGCAACCGTGAGCCGTTGCGCGTGTATCCCAAACTCATCCTCGACGAGATGGTAACCATTGGCACAGAATCTTTTGTGTTGGTAGCCATCGTATCGAGTTTTATCGGGGCGGTTACTGCCGTCCAAACGGCACATAATATGGTGAGTCCGCTTATTCCTAACTACGTGATTGGCACTATCGTGCGCGACATGACTTTGTTGGAACTGGCCACGACCTTTACTTGCGTGATTCTTTCGGGCAAAGTGGGTTCGAGCATTGCGGGCGGTTTGGGCACGATGCGCATTACAGAACAAATTGACGCACTGGAAGTTATGGGCGTAAATTCAGCTTCTTATTTGGTTTTGCCAAAAGTAATTGCGGCTTTGATTACTTTCCCGATGTTGGTGGTAATGGCTGGATTTTTGTCCCTGATGGGCGGTTATTTGGCGGGTACGTTATCGGGTTTGCTTACCGAAACCGAGTATATTTATGGTATTCGCTCCACGTTCGATCCCTACAACATTACTTTTGCACTTATCAAAAGTTTTGTTTTTGCCTTCCTAATTTCCTCTATATCAGCCTATAAAGGTTATTTTACGCGCGGTGGAGCTTTGGAAGTAGGACGTGCCAGTACGGAAGCTGTAACAAATAGCTGTATTGCTGTGTTATTAGCCGACTACGCATTGGCTCAACTGCTACTGTAAGCCTTTAATTAGAGTTAGAAAAATGATTGAAATAAAAAATATAAAAAAGTCGTTCAACGGCAAAACCGTACTTGATGGCATTTCTGGCCGTTTCGAGAACGGAAACAATAGCCTTATCATTGGTTCGAGCGGTACGGGCAAAAGCGTTTTGCTCAAATGTATCGTGGGGCTTATCAAACCCGACGAAGGCCAAATTCTGTACGATGGCCGCGACCTTATCAACGGCACGATTCAGGAACGCAAAGCCATTCGCCGCGAAATCGGAATGTTATTTCAAGGAAGTGCGCTTTTCGACTCCAAAACCGTAGAAGAAAACGTACGTTTTCCGCTGGACATGATGACGGAAATGACACCAGAAGAAAAAGCCGACCGCGTACATTTTTGTCTCAAACGTGTAGGCTTGGAAGCTGCCGCCACCAAAAAACCATCAGAAATTAGTGGTGGTATGCAAAAACGTGTGGGCATTGCGCGGGCTATCGTCCTGAATCCCAAGTATTTGTTTTGCGACGAACCGAACTCTGGCCTCGACCCGCAAACTTCCATCAAAATCGACGAACTAATTTCTGAAATTACGGACGAATACAAAATGACGACCATCGTCGTAACCCACGACATGAACTCGGTGGTAGGCATCGGCGAATACATCATGTTCTTGTATCAAGGCCGCAAAGTGTGGGAAGGCGATAATCAGTCTATTCTGAACAGTGATGTTACTTCGCTGCAAGACTTTATTTTTGCCAGCAAAATGATGCGCAGCATGAAAACACTCCACGACAAAGGCTTTTAATTCTTTAGTATTTAAAAATAACAAAACACAATATAACACTTGGAAATTCTACTCAAATATTTTCCTGAGCTAACGGCAGCGCAGCAAGCGCAATTTGCTCGTTTGCAGCCTCTTTACGAAGAATGGAATAGCAAAATCAATGTTATTTCTCGCAAAGACATGGAGCATTTTTACGAACGCCACGTATTGCATTCGTTGGGCATAGCCAAAGTAATGGACTTTAAAGAAGATACCCACGTATTAGACTTAGGCACGGGCGGCGGCTTTCCAGGTATTCCGCTCGCGATTATGTATCCGAAAGTACAATTTCATTTGGTAGATTCTATTGGCAAAAAAATTACGGTGGTGCAAGCCATAGCCGAAGCCCTCGCCCTGCCCAACGTAAAAGCAGAGCAAGCACGTGTGGAAAGTTTGCGCGATCATTATGACTTTGTGGTGAGCCGTGCCGTAGCTCCCATGACGGATTTGCAACGCTGGACGCACAATAAATTCAACAAACATTACAATAATAAGCTCAAAAACGGCATTATTTGTTTGAAAGGTGGCGACCTTGCCGAAGAGTTGGCCGCTACGGGCAAAAAATCTCGTGTATTTCCGCTTAATTCTTTTTTTGAAGAAGAATTTTTTGAAACGAAAAAAGTGGTCTATATGGCCATGATTTAGTTTTTAACAACGATTGTGCGCTATTCAACTTCAATTCCCTAACCGTTTATGCTTCCACTACGCAATTTCACGCTGGCTTGTGCTTGCTTGGCGGCTACCACTTTTTCGAGTGTGGCACTGCAAGCCCAAAACGCCAAAAATTTAGAAGCTGTATTTCAAAGAATTAACACAGAAATCAATACACATGCCGAAGGTTACGAGCAACTCCAAAAAGCAACGAGCACCATTGGCCACCGCCTGAGCGGCACAGAAAATGGCGCAAAAGCCGAACAATTCGTGTACGACCTTCTCAAAAGTTATGGCCTGAGCAACGTACATTTTGAATCGTTCCAAATGAAAACGTGGCAACGCGACACAATGGACTTGGAAATTGTGCCTGAAGA
It encodes:
- a CDS encoding DUF4349 domain-containing protein, which produces MKKIHFFAWITMLFLVTSCGQAHKSGAPALDEQRAESAASATDSASAVAANQPEASGIAGQEGIKGKPFILQSNTRAQVKNLRQTNTQIERLTHQLGGYLTVSNLTSNVLYQDETPVSADSLLVTKHFQSELNITIRVPVQHFDTIMASLDKLYFFIDSRNITADDASLDLLATQLSSKRLAKYSKRISSAVDKANQKDRTNVADITAAEESNLSAGQSQDQNQINALRLKNQIELATINLNLYQEQSIQRYLKANENNIKAYQPSFFSRVSDALGESIDSLLNFIIGFVTTWWVWVILGLIAWGIWRGFKRKKAE
- a CDS encoding MlaE family ABC transporter permease is translated as MTSLGHYFIFLGSLFRNREPLRVYPKLILDEMVTIGTESFVLVAIVSSFIGAVTAVQTAHNMVSPLIPNYVIGTIVRDMTLLELATTFTCVILSGKVGSSIAGGLGTMRITEQIDALEVMGVNSASYLVLPKVIAALITFPMLVVMAGFLSLMGGYLAGTLSGLLTETEYIYGIRSTFDPYNITFALIKSFVFAFLISSISAYKGYFTRGGALEVGRASTEAVTNSCIAVLLADYALAQLLL
- a CDS encoding ABC transporter ATP-binding protein encodes the protein MIEIKNIKKSFNGKTVLDGISGRFENGNNSLIIGSSGTGKSVLLKCIVGLIKPDEGQILYDGRDLINGTIQERKAIRREIGMLFQGSALFDSKTVEENVRFPLDMMTEMTPEEKADRVHFCLKRVGLEAAATKKPSEISGGMQKRVGIARAIVLNPKYLFCDEPNSGLDPQTSIKIDELISEITDEYKMTTIVVTHDMNSVVGIGEYIMFLYQGRKVWEGDNQSILNSDVTSLQDFIFASKMMRSMKTLHDKGF
- the rsmG gene encoding 16S rRNA (guanine(527)-N(7))-methyltransferase RsmG, coding for MEILLKYFPELTAAQQAQFARLQPLYEEWNSKINVISRKDMEHFYERHVLHSLGIAKVMDFKEDTHVLDLGTGGGFPGIPLAIMYPKVQFHLVDSIGKKITVVQAIAEALALPNVKAEQARVESLRDHYDFVVSRAVAPMTDLQRWTHNKFNKHYNNKLKNGIICLKGGDLAEELAATGKKSRVFPLNSFFEEEFFETKKVVYMAMI